Proteins from a single region of Apium graveolens cultivar Ventura chromosome 7, ASM990537v1, whole genome shotgun sequence:
- the LOC141672363 gene encoding beta-glucosidase 44-like has protein sequence MVTNKMRWPLLFLVLNLLVLAQGQLEFSPVSKDLDTGGLSRDSFPKDFIYGTATSAYQVEGAAHEDGRGDSIWDVFLRQPGLEVNNATGEVTVDQYHRYKEDIDLMAKLNFDAYRFSISWSRIFPNGTGKVNWKGVAYYNRLINYMLKKGITPYANLNHYDLPQALQERYNGWLGREVVKDFADYADFCFKMYGDRVKNWFTFNEPRVVAALGYNDGFFAPSRCSKPYGNCTAGNSGTEPYIVAHNLILCHASAVQRYREKYQKTQKGRIGILLDFVWYEPLTRGKSDQYAAQRARDFHLGWFLHPIVYGEYPKTMQNIVKDRLPRFTKEEVKIVKGSADLIGINQYTTYYMQHVAVNESMPPGYQNDWQVGFVYEKNGVPIGPKAYSYWLYNVPWGLYKAIMYVKERYGNPTMVLAENGMDQPGNVTIPDGLKDTERINYYRSYIQQLKKTVDEGANVIGYFAWSLLDNFEWRLGYTSRFGITFVDFKTLKRTPKMSAYWFQKMLRKKH, from the exons ATGGTGACAAATAAAATGAGATGGCCACTACTTTTCTTGGTGCTTAATTTGCTAGTCCTGGCTCAGGGGCAGCTGGAGTTTTCACCGGTGTCGAAGGACCTCGACACCGGTGGACTAAGCAGAGACAGCTTTCCAAAGGACTTCATTTATGGAACAGCAACTTCAGCTTATCAAGTTGAAGGAGCTGCTCATGAAGATGGCCGAGGTGATAGCATTTGGGATGTGTTTCTTAGACAGCCTG GGCTTGAAGTGAATAATGCTACAGGGGAAGTTACTGTAGACCAGTATCACAGATACAAG GAAGATATTGATCTTATGGCCAAACTGAACTTTGATGCATATCGGTTTTCGATCTCATGGTCCAGGATTTTCCCAA ATGGAACTGGGAAGGTTAACTGGAAGGGAGTTGCTTATTACAACAGACTGATAAATTACATGCTAAAGAAAG GCATTACTCCTTATGCTAATCTTAATCACTATGACCTTCCCCAAGCCCTTCAAGAGAGATACAATGGATGGTTAGGCCGCGAAGTGGT GAAAGATTTTGCTGATTACGCAGACTTCTGTTTCAAGATGTATGGAGACAGAGTTAAGAACTGGTTTACATTTAATGAACCTAGAGTTGTTGCTGCTCTAGGATATAATGATGGCTTCTTTGCACCATCGAGATGTTCTAAACCATATGGAAACTGTACAGCTGGAAATTCTGGGACCGAGCCTTACATTGTAGCTCATAATTTGATTTTGTGTCATGCTTCTGCAGTTCAAAGATATCGTGAGAAGTATCAA AAAACACAGAAAGGAAGGATCGGAATTCTGTTGGATTTTGTTTGGTATGAACCTCTAACTCGAGGAAAGTCTGATCAATATGCAGCTCAAAGAGCAAGAGACTTTCATTTAGGATG GTTTCTTCATCCAATTGTGTATGGAGAGTATCCGAAAACCATGCAAAATATAGTTAAAGATAGGCTGCCGAGGTTTACTAAAGAAGAGGTGAAAATAGTAAAAGGTTCTGCAGATTTAATTGGAATAAACCAGTACACTACTTACTACATGCAACATGTCGCAGTCAATGAATCAATGCCGCCTGGTTATCAGAATGACTGGCAAGTTGGATTTGTTT ATGAGAAAAATGGTGTTCCTATTGGTCCGAAG GCATATTCATACTGGCTCTACAATGTACCATGGGGTCTGTATAAAGCAATAATGTATGTTAAAGAACGATACGGGAATCCTACAATGGTTTTGGCTGAAAACG GCATGGATCAACCTGGCAATGTGACCATTCCTGATGGTTTGAAGGACACAGAAAGGATCAACTACTACAGGTCTTACATACAGCAGCTAAAGAAGACAGTGGATGAGGGGGCAAACGTAATAGGTTATTTTGCTTGGTCATTGCTTGATAATTTTGAATGGAGATTAGGCTACACATCAAGATTTGGCATAACTTTTGTCGACTTCAAAACCCTTAAGAGGACTCCAAAGATGTCAGCTTATTGGTTCCAGAAAATGCTTCGTAAAAAGCATTAG
- the LOC141670372 gene encoding beta-glucosidase 44-like, with protein sequence MAMTIKMRMPVLFLVLNLLVLAGGQMEISPESMDLDTGGLSRESFPKDFIYGTATSAYQVEGAAHEDGRGDSIWDVFVKQPGREPNNASGEVAVDQYHRYREDVDLMARLNFDAYRFSISWCRIFPTGTGNVNWKGVAYYNRLINYMLKKGITPYANFNHYDLPQALQEKYNGWLSREVVKDYADFADFCFKMYGDRVKNWFTFNEPRVVASLGYDNGYFAPSRCSKAYGNCTAGNSGTEPYTVAHNLILCHASAVQRYREKYQKTQKGRIGILLDFTWYEPLTRGKSDEYAAQRARDFHLGWFLHPIVYGEYPKTMQNIVKDRLPKFSRKEVSMVKGSADMVGINQYTAYYMQYVAVNESMPPGYQNDWQVAYVYAKNGVPIGPKAHSDWLYDVPWGLYKAIMYVKERYRNPTMILAENGMDQSGDMTIPDVLQDTERINYYRSYIQQLKKTVDEGANVIGYFAWSLLDNFEWRLGYTSRFGLTFVDFKTLKRTPKMSAYWFQKMLNRKQ encoded by the exons ATGGCCATGACAATCAAGATGAGAATGCCAGTGCTTTTCTTGGTGCTTAATTTACTAGTCCTGGCTGGTGGACAGATGGAAATTTCACCAGAGTCGATGGATCTCGACACAGGTGGGCTGAGTAGAGAGAGCTTCCCAAAGGACTTTATTTATGGGACAGCAACTTCAGCTTATCAAGTTGAAGGAGCTGCTCATGAAGATGGACGTGGGGATAGCATTTGGGATGTCTTTGTTAAACAACCTG GACGGGAACCAAATAATGCTTCTGGTGAAGTTGCTGTAGACCAGTACCACAGATATAGA GAGGATGTTGATCTAATGGCCAGGCTAAATTTTGATGCCTATCGGTTTTCAATCTCATGGTGTAGGATTTTCCCAA CTGGAACTGGGAACGTTAACTGGAAGGGAGTTGCTTATTACAACAGATTAATAAACTACATGCTAAAGAAAG GCATAACTCCTTATGCTAATTTCAATCACTATGATCTTCCTCAAGCCCTTCAAGAGAAATACAATGGATGGTTAAGCCGCGAAGTAGT GAAAGATTATGCTGATTTTGCAGACTTTTGTTTTAAGATGTACGGAGACAGAGTTAAAAACTGGTTTACATTTAATGAACCAAGagttgttgcttctcttggataTGATAATGGTTACTTTGCACCGTCAAGATGCTCCAAGGCATATGGCAACTGCACGGCTGGAAATTCTGGAACAGAGCCTTATACTGTAGCCCATAATTTGATCTTGTGTCATGCTTCTGCAGTTCAAAGATATCGTGAAAAGTATCAA AAGACACAGAAAGGAAGGATTGGAATTCTTTTGGATTTCACTTGGTATGAACCTCTCACGCGAGGAAAATCAGATGAATATGCAGCTCAAAGAGCAAGAGACTTTCATTTAGGATG GTTTCTTCATCCAATTGTATACGGAGAGTATCCGAAAACTATGCAAAATATAGTCAAGGATAGGCTACCAAAGTTCAGTAGGAAGGAGGTTTCAATGGTAAAAGGTTCTGCAGATATGGTAGGGATAAACCAGTACACCGCTTACTACATGCAATATGTTGCAGTCAATGAATCAATGCCACCAGGTTATCAAAATGACTGGCAGGTTGCATACGTCT ATGCCAAAAATGGTGTTCCCATTGGTCCAAAG GCACATTCAGATTGGCTCTATGATGTACCCTGGGGTCTGTATAAAGCAATAATGTATGTGAAAGAACGATACAGAAACCCTACTATGATTTTGGCCGAAAATG GCATGGATCAATCTGGCGACATGACCATTCCTGATGTTTTGCAAGACACAGAAAGGATCAACTACTACAGGTCTTATATACAGCAGCTGAAGAAAACAGTTGATGAGGGGGCAAATGTAATAGGTTATTTTGCATGGTCATTGCTCGATAACTTTGAATGGAGATTAGGTTACACATCAAGATTTGGTCTAACTTTTGTCGACTTCAAAACCCTAAAGAGGACTCCGAAAATGTCAGCATATTGGTTCCAGAAAATGCTCAACAGAAAGCAATAG
- the LOC141672827 gene encoding actin-interacting protein 1-2-like, with product MTKLKETYACIPSTERGRGILISADPKSNAILYCNARSIIIRHLDKPLDIDVYTDHGYPTTVARFSPNGEWVASADVSGTVRIWGRYDDHVLKVEFRVLTGRVDDLMWSPDGLRIVASGDCKGKSFVRAFMWDSGSTVGDFDGHSKRVLSCAFKPTRPFRIATCGEDFLVNFYEGPPFKFKLSHRDHTNFVNCVRFSPDGTKFITVSSDKKGILYDAKTAEKIGELSTEDGHKGSIYAVSWSADSKQLLTVSADKTAKVWAISDDGHGEVVKTLTSPGSGGVEDMLVGGLWHNNYLVTVSLGGTISMFSATDLDESPVILSGHMKNVNSIVMLKKQNVILSCSYDGLIIKWTQGTGYSGKLDRKVTDKIKCFAAVDEEIVTSGYDNKVWRISLHGDQCGEAECVDIGSQPKDLSFATLSPELVLVAIDSGVVLLQGTKVLSTINLGFSATACAIAPDGSEAVVGGEDGKLHIYSISGESFNEEAVLEKHRGAITVIRYSPDVSMIASGDVNREAVVWDRASREMKLKNMLFHTARVNCLCWSHDSTMVATGSLDTCVIIYEIGKPASSRTTIKGAHLGGVYGLAFTEENTVISSGEDGCVRLWTLTQE from the exons ATGACAAAACTGAAAGAAACCTATGCATGCATCCCTTCAACAGAACGAGGCAGAGGAATCTTGATCTCAGCTGACCCAAAAAGCAATGCAATATTATACTGCAATGCCAGATCAATAATAATAAGACATCTTGACAAGCCATTAGATATAGATGTGTATACAGATCATGGGTATCCTACAACAGTTGCAAGATTTTCACCAAATGGAGAGTGGGTTGCATCTGCAGATGTTTCAGGAACTGTGAGGATCTGGGGAAGATATGATGATCATGTTTTGAAAGTCGAGTTTCGGGTTTTGACTGGCAGGGTTGATGATTTAATGTGGTCTCCTGATGGATTGAGGATTGTTGCTTCTGGTGATTGCAAGGGGAAGTCTTTTGTTCGCGCTTTTAT GTGGGACTCTGGGTCCACTGTTGGAGATTTTGATGGCCACTCAAAGAGAGTTCTAAGTTGTGCATTTAAGCCAACACGGCCATTTCGAATTGCAACATGCGGGGAGGACTTTTTAGTGAATTTTTATGAAGGACCGCCATTTAAATTCAAGCTCTCTCACAG GGATCACACGAATTTTGTCAATTGTGTGAGGTTTTCTCCAGATGGCACCAAATTCATCACTGTGAGTTCAGACAAAAAGGGTATCTTATATGACGCAAAAACTGCAGAGAAAATTGGGGAACTGTCTACAGAAGATGGCCACAAAGGTAGCATATATGCTGTTAGCTGGAGTGCTGACAGTAAACAA TTGCTAACTGTGTCTGCCGACAAGACTGCAAAAGTATGGGCAATATCTGATGACGGTCATGGGGAGGTGGTTAAGACATTGACTTCTCCAGGATCTGGTGGTGTTGAAGATATGCTTGTTGGGGGCCTTTGGCATAATAATTATCTCGTCACTGTCTCTCTTGGTGGCACAATATCTATGTTTTCAGCAACTGATCTCGATGAATCTCCAGTAATTCTTTCTGGACACATGAAGAATGTAAATTCTATTGTAATGCTTAAAAAGCAAAATGTCATATTGTCCTGCAGCTATGATGGTCTAATAATTAAATGGACTCAAGGCACTGGATATTCTGGTAAACTGGACAGGAAGGTGACGGATAAAATTAAATGTTTTGCTGCTGTCGATGAAGAGATTGTTACTTCTGGATATGACAATAAG GTTTGGAGAATTTCTCTCCATGGAGATCAATGTGGGGAGGCAGAATGTGTTGACATTGGCAGTCAACCGAAGGACTTGAGCTTTGCTACGCTCTCTCCTGAACTTGTTTTGGTTGCAATTGATTCTGGGGTTGTCCTCCTTCAGGGTACGAAAGTGTTGTCTACAATTAATCTTGGGTTTTCTGCGACTGCATGTGCAATTGCTCCAGATGGAAGTGAAGCCGTTGTGGGTGGTGAGGATGGTAAATTGCATATATATTCTATATCGGGTGAGAGTTTCAACGAAGAGGCAGTCCTAGAAAAACATCGGGGTGCTATTACTGTAATACGCTATTCTCCAGATGTTTCTATGATAGCCTCAGGAGATGTCAATCGAGAAGCTGTTGTTTGGGATCGTGCTTCCAGAGAG ATGAAGCTGAAGAACATGTTATTTCATACTGCACGAGTAAATTGTCTATGCTGGTCCCATGATAGCACTATGGTTGCTACTGGATCACTTGATACATGTGTCATCATATATGAAATAGGCAAACCAGCATCAAGTCGAACGACAATCAAAGGAGCTCACCTGGGTGGGGTTTATGGACTGGCGTTTACTGAAGAAAACACTGTAATAAGTTCTGGTGAGGATGGTTGTGTCCGTTTATGGACGTTAACCCAAGAATAA